The Xyrauchen texanus isolate HMW12.3.18 chromosome 19, RBS_HiC_50CHRs, whole genome shotgun sequence genome segment TTGAGTTCCAAACTTCTGTTATGCACTCTATATGGGGGTTTCAAACTTTCTGATGCCAATGACCCACAAATACGAAGATCCCCCTATGAGTGACCCCCttaatttactaatatatatatatatttagccttatgctaaaatgctacactctataccccataatgacaaagcaaaaattatatttctgataactttgcaaatgtattaaaaataacaaaactgaaatatcacactgacattagtattcagacccttaactcagtacttagttggagcacctttggcagcgcttacagcttcaagtctttttgggtatgatgcgacaagctttgcacacctggatttggagattctctgccattcttctctgtagatcctctcaagctttgtcaggttggatgaggactgtcggtggacagccattttaaggtctctccagagatgttgaaTTGGGTTtaaggctctggctgggccactcaaggacattcacagagttgtccctaagacactcttgcgttgtctatgctgtgtgcttagggttattgtcctgttggaagatgaaccttcagcTCAGTCTTAGCTCCTGAGCGCTCTTGACTAAGGATtatccttcaaccctgaccagtccctcaAAAACACCCCcagagcatgatgctaccaccaccatgcttcaacgttgggatggtattgtgcagttgatgagcggtgcctggtttcctccagacatccatccatccatccatctatcttctatagccgcttgtcctatgtagggtcacgagtagtgctggagcctatcctaGCTGTCGTgggccgaaggcagggaaacaccctggacaggtggccagtctatcacagggaaacacacacagacatacacattcacactctcactcacacctatgggCAATTTAAGGTCTCCAATTTTCTTTACTTGCATGTCTTTTGGACTGTGGGAAAAACTCCACaaagaaaggcccagttgagccggACACTTGAGCTTCTTGCTGTGCGGCAACAGTgctaccactgagccaccatgctGCCcctcctccagacatgacacttggaactGAGGCCAAATAGTTTAATCTTCTTTTCATCTGACCAAAGAATCGCAGTCTTATAGtttgtggtgttgtaggtgcgttcacacaacctctaaatatatgaacaagaattaaaatataagcaatataaatataaatataaaatatgtccacgcagtatcaattaaaaataagtataaaataaaatagagcagagtagtgcagtgaaatgtagagccagaggtggagtgtggagagtgtcagggtgggtaccgggcattgttgataaggcaagtggcggatgggaagaaactgttcttatTACAATTTTTTGCTGTCAGGGCTTTATCTGCACTATGATGGATTTTTAGCTTTGATAAAGCACAAACAGATATTGGGGTTATTCACACAATCAGCCTAGCTCCAGTCCATTTTAGTTTTCTGAGATGAGATCagcaaataaatgtgtaaaacatGTAATATTGAAAAGCAATTTTTATTTCACATCATCACAGCAAAATTATAAATGCAACAACCAAATGATTCTATAGTTTCACTAAAGCATTGCATACAAAGTACATTATAGGCTAAATGCAATCAGTAATATAGCCGCAAGCGGCAATCATCGGGGTCCAAGCACATGTGAAGAAATATCCCAAATAATCAGAATTGACCGAAATAATCTAGTAGATGCCAAATTATACAAATTGACTATATAAAAgctgctgaaagctgattggtcaatggtggccATTCTTTCAAAATATGCGATTTtgaaagatgtttgtttttaACCATTATAGCACCACTAAGAGGCAGAGGTATACAATATTTTTGCGTGACCTCAGAATGACCTCATACATaagtgtaccaaatttggtgataaaCTCTCAAtctgttcaagagttataaccattTTAGTAAAAGTGACCACACCCATTATGAACGTTTTGGCATACCGTTTgaagataaataaaaattttacaattcctttgatacattttcattttgggaataCAGAGAAtgtttctgcactggtttggttccaatTGGGTGAACGGCCTACGACTAGTTCGAAAAAGTAATCTCTTAAAATAATCTCAAGTATTTATCGAACGTATTGTTTCAAACCAATGGTGCTTAAAGCAAAGTTGTTTAGAATGAGGAGGTTTACAGCATGGTCTGaataatgtgtttcttttttaaacacGGTGGTATATACAACAATTTATATGCATGTAAAATGCAATAGCGCCTCCAGGAGGCCAATTTTAGACTAAATTTACACAGACATCTTGGGCCAAGTGACAAATAGTCATACCAAGTTTAGTTCCGATCGGACTTATTTAACCCTATATAGAAGCTGCTGAAATCTGATTGGtcgatggcggccatgttttaAAGATATGCAACTGGCAACTGGGACAAAGACagtgcatgcaaaatttcaagtcgATCGGTCCAacggtttcatttaaaaaaaaaatattattatagcgccaccaagaggcaaCGGTGTGCAATATTCCTGCCGAGTTTGGACTTACGGTCTCTGAcgcccagacacttttagggcaaaaaaacatttataaaaataaagagaaaaataataataagaaaatctgaacaaatacaatagggttccttgGACCCCTAAATATTTACAAAGAACAACACATGCAAGACATTTTTACCTTTGACAAATCACAAAATCTAATTGGTCCCAAGGCATGCCACTTACTTGAACATTTAAACTCCCCCAAACTGGCAatatgatgaaataaaaaaaaacattaattggttAATGTTTAGATCCACCAGTCATTGATACTACCATGCTAGTCCTATTTCTGCAGTATTTAGCATGTATACTCTGCATATTATAAAAATGATTCCTATATTTTGAAGACCTACTACAAAAGCTGAAATGTGCAGTGAACAACAGAGCACACTGTGTTGGGTATTGGATGCAACAAATATTTCAAGCAATGTGTCACAAGTGGCATCACCTTATCTCGCAAATGAaacgtaatacatttttttaaataaaaaattgcacaaCTTTATTCTTTCAGTCAAGAAAGGGATAGTacatacaaaaatgaaagttctgtcattatttactcatgttgttccatacccatccatggaacacaaaagatgctcGGCTTAATTTTAGCCTCAGCAACCCTTTACTTTCATTATGTGCCcattttatatgtataaaaaaggtcatatgggtttggaaaaacacaaaAGTAAAAGATTGAACTCAATCTTGGCTGATATTTAGCTACTTCCGGTTCAATTTTACACtcaagcacattgcattgtgaGATACAGGATCCCACAACATGGGCTCATAGAATCAAGTTTCTATACCTTCATTTtagcaacaaaaacattttatgtggcttgttgtaccatgtcagttttctggtgaaattaacactagaggcactaaaacaacaatgattttcattcactttcacacaaatcacgagtaatgCCGGGTGTACACGGTGCTAGTTCTGACACTCAGGATGTCGTAAGTGAAGGTACCTGAAGAATACTGTTACATTATCCACTATGTAAGCAAGTAACGGAAAACAAACGGTAACATAAAATTTGACCAGCATTCCAAGATCCTACCTTGCTAGGCTGTGTCTGAATGAATTTAAAATGCTGTTGAAATTGTAAACAGCACAGGTAGCTAGCTAAAACGCACTGCAACTCACCTGAAAGCTTTAGCTCGAGTGATCCTCTTAAAAATATTGTCTCTGACGACACTGTCATGGTACACATTGGGTGACCACATCGTACAGGGTTCACTACAACAGTAAAAGTTCATTCTTCTGTGGTTTGTATTGCTTTCTGATTGATCAGCTTTAGGTAGATTGTCAAATCGGCTCGTTCAACTGCGCACACACCTCACGAATTCATACCGACATTGcccagatttttagaaaataatcgGGAGTTGTAAGCTGCTCGTAAGCCACTTGGCTCTGTATTACCGCTTGCACGATACCAAAAGCACCACAGATTCCACGCAATTTCTCCAGATTGGAAAGAATCAAGGAGTTTGCATGGTAGGCAAAAATCACACCGTGTACATCCGGCCTAAACGactgattatcagttcataaacacatacttttcgCTCTGTTCCTTTTGTTTGACTTTAAGGCAAAACATTATAACATTGCATTACAGAACCAGCCTCATTTACAAGCTTATACTAGTGCGATAGCTCAACCGATTGAGCACTGTGCTTGCAACGCGAAGGACCAGGGTATGAGTTCAGAAGAGCTTGCAAGTTGACATGGTAGCATAAAATATCATAGAAGCAcaacaaaattatgtaaaaattagcatttttcgtctcacatttgcttttatgacactatcggttaagtttaggttagggaggttttgttgttttaaactcgatagagcattaaccttaaaaacctcatctgtttgggagaacatttaactcactttttgtgccacacagtggacatttgacCTTGGAACTGCCGTGATAGTCTAATGAACCACGTGATGTAATTTTGCATAAATGCTGCAACAGTCTCATAATTTGTAGGAGAATTTCATGAGGCTGGGATCTCAAACAGTTTTCTCTGTTGTATACTGCCCCATTTTGGCAATTGTAATTGGCAGTTTGCAATTCGGGTCtttagtttataaaatatttgcatacaatatatatacaaagtatacactcactgagcactttattaggaatacctgtacacctacttattcatatgattatctaataatccaattatgtggcagcagtgcagtgcataaaatcattcatatacttgtcaggagctttagtttatgttcacatcaaccatcagaatggggaacaaatttGATCTGATTTTGACattggcatgatttttggtgccagatggctgttttgagtatttctataactgctgatctcctagaatgttcacacacaacagtctctagagtttactcagaatggtgccaaaaacaaaaagaatcccGTAAGTGTCAGTTTTGTGGagggaaacaccttgttgatgagagaggtcaacagagaatgaccagactggttgaGCTGACAAAaagactatggtaactcagataacccctctgtacaaatgagcagaatagcatctcagaatgcacaacacatcgaaccttgaggcaaatggggtacaacagcagaagaccatgttgcgcactttattaggaccatagtgttcctaataaagtgctcagtgagtgtacatattGTTTACTGCAGAGTTAGTAAGAGAACAATTCATTCTCAACATAGCCCTAGTCTTTGTGATCAGACAGCAGTCGCTGGCTGACCATCATTGTGCCCATTCACAATCATCCCTCTCAAGGATCGAGTTCTGAAGGACCCATCAGGGTAGATGCTGTCTGGTTTGTGTTCACAGCGGAAAAACATGAGAAAACCATTCCTGTAGTTCTGGTTCATCCAACCGTACAGCAACGGATTGACAAATGTTGAGCACATCGCTACGATGTGAAACAAGGTATAGATGAGTTTGTACTCTTTAAACTTCAGAACCAAGTCCAGATCACTAGCCAGCTGAAACACGTGAAATGGAAGCCAGCAGACAGCAAAGACCACAACTACCAGTGCCAGCATCTTTGTTGTCTTTTTGCGACGCATGATACCATCATTACGGTTAGAAGGACTGACATGGTTCTTCAGTTTAATCCAGATACACACATAAGCATAGCTGATGATTGCCAATGGTAGCATGTACTGCAATAGAAGCATTGATATACTATAGATGACTGGAAAACGATTGGTTCCATTGGGCCATTTCTCAGAGCACACCGCGATCCGTAAGCTAATGTATGGGATCTCTTCTTGGCGATACTCACGAAAAATAGCCAAAGGGCCAGCTAGTATGGCAGCGAATGCCCAAATCAGGCCTATGATGATAAAACTAGTGCATCGGTTGAGGCGTTGGCCAAGATGGAAGACGATACACCTATAGCGCTCTAGAGCAATGACTGTTAGAGTAAGAATGGACACATGGATGCTCAGAGCTTGGCTATAAGGCACCATATGACACATTATGGCACCAAACTTCCATTCGTCCACCAATGTATATACTAGCGTGAAAGGCAAGCACACTGTGTCCACCATTAAGTCGGCAAAAGCGAGATTTGCAATGAAGTAGTTGGTGACCGACCGCATGTTTCTGTACAGGATGATCATATAAATGACCAGGGTGTTGCCCACAAATCCTAGCAGTATTATGAGTGAGTATGCTAATATAAGAGGAATCTGAACACTCAGGTGCTTGGTGATGTCATCCACTAAGGTGGGTTTGTAAGGATTGCTGTCATTGACCAAGTTGCCTTCGTGCCAGATTGTCTCTTGATCGCCTTCATTGACCACGTCTTCTGTTTTGTTGGCTCCATCTGATTGGCCCATATTAAAATAGGTACTTTCTTTATGTCCAAGGACATGCAGCATGAACCTAATGAAAATAAGAGAAAATGTTCAATTATTTCAATTAGCCCACAAAAATAAACTTGTATATCTTTTGTTGTATGATATGTGACCAATTCTCTTTGACTTGCGCGCTCTctcatatatatagatatatatatatatataaagcccaTTATAATACCAAATGCTTGACCATCATCATAATGTTGCTTTTGGAATATTGAACCATATTTCATTACAAAAAGGTTAACAAGACCCTTTCCCGCCCATAAGAGATGGATAGAGCTTCATTAAAATCCAATTCACAGGCAAGACAAAGCAAAACAATGCACAGCTATATTTCCAGAAATATCTGAAGCACATTTAGAAGTGACTATATTGCCATTTAAACTGATTATATGACATGAACTCTATGGACGGCTTTTTCGTCCAATGGGAAAGGAAAATTGCCAATTGTGTCATTTAGAGACTGAAAACAAATACACATGAATGCTTACTTCCCTCCACAAGAGATGACTCTGTGTGCAGGACACTCTATCTTTCAGGGtgcattgaataaaaaaaatttaaccaaGTTGTAGCATTGTTTTTGGCCGATGGGTATATTTCTATCGTTCCTTGGGAAAAGTATTGCCTCCATTTGTTGCTAAGCACCATAAATCTTAAGAGAGACGCACAATACACAAGCAGCTAAGTGGTATATGTACACTACTTGAATAGTGAAACTGATTTTCGGCCACAGTAATGTATGTTTTATTCTTGCCTGTCTTTCTTGTTTGGTAATATATGCTTTTTGGTGTCATTGTCTGGGTTTTCATTTCttcaaaatcaacatgaaatggcattcacacCCCATTTGCGTGACGTGACATCTTTCCAAGTAAAACAGGAAATGGTTGAATGTAGAACTAGACTTTTTGCCcaatgggaattgattggatcatgacaAATGGATGTTCCAACCCAGAATTAAGTaactattggttaacattaaccaGCCCAAAAAGCCTTGGGTCAAGTACAATTAAAAGGAATGTTATTTCAGACACAGAGGCTGTGCAAGTTTTTGTCTGAGCAACATTTTGTCTCGGGAATAACATGCACAATAACACCAGGTACATGTcttgtgaaataaaaaataaaaaatcaattttgatttcatgttttaaGAGAGGCCAAATTTGAAAAGAAgacaataaaggaatagttcaccaaaaaatttaaattctctcatcatttactcaccctcattctattccagatgtgaattactttcttctgctaaacaaacaaaaaaaaaatggatgagagAGACACCATTCGTCAAAAGGTCATATCCTTTAAGACAGCTGACCTTTCCTTTTTAGAAGAATGGACCtacagccctgtaggtccatacaatgcaagtgaatggtgaccggacctttcaagctccaaaaactcacataaaggcaacataaaagtaatccataagactccagtggacaCCTGCATGGATGAGAGAGACATCATTCATCAAAAGGTCATATCCTTTAAGACAGCTGACCTTTCCTTTCAATGTGTCCATTTCTATTGACAAAAGTAATTAACTTGAATATGAGAGTCCAAATACTTGTTTCTAACAGAACAAAACTAGAAATAATACTTATAATGTCTCTCTGCAAAGATTGATGATTCTCTCTAGAGTGTTCTAGAAAGCATTCTGTACTTCTAATGATAGAAAAGCCATACATTGAAGAATAACAAGCTGGAAAATTGCATCCCCTGATgagaacacattaaaaaaaaaaaaaaacccagtttAAAATGGCCAAGGATTATTTTTGttcactgctctctctctctctctctctctctctctctctctctctctctctctctctctctctctctctctctctctctctctctctctctctctctctctctctctctctctctctctctctctctctctcagagtgtgtgtgtggtaagaGGAATCAGCATGAACACAAGGTCTGTTGATTGCCTCTCTTAAATGATTCCGTTTTTCTGGCATTATGATGTTCTGCTTGATGACGCACCTACTCCTAATCAAGAATCTTGAATGCACCATTGATGAGGAACTAAGTCATCAAGTatattattatttagtgtaaatctGCATACTAGGTTCTCCTGCAActgatgtaaacaaataaaatcagcACTGTTGgacatgaaataataataagcaatatAATCAGAGATAAGTAAAATCAGGTAAATAATGATGTACATATCATAATAGTAATGCATAAGACAGTATACTCAGCAACCCTGGTTCTGAAGGAATTCATTGTCATTTCAATCAGTATTAAGTTGGAAGCAATCCAAAAGGATCCAAATagggctattttatttataattttaaatctCCTATAGCTCCTCCCTTATACGGTTTCCTTTTACTGTCCAGTAGCTAGACATAGGTTATTAACTTTTCTCATCATCTCATTATGATGTGTTTCAAATTATGAACGAAATTCTAATAGGaatcctttataaaaaaaaaaaaatgtgactaTAAGTTTAGTGAACCACGCCTAATCAATAAGGCAATTAGTCGATAACGACAGTCAATTTCAAACACCTGTCACGTGTCATTATGTACTGAGAATCCCTATCATTTCGCGATCGTTTTGAATATCCAAAGTCTGCAAACAATCTACTCACATTATTTCGGCGATTTCATCTTTATAATAAACGGGATGATTTCGCAGCGCGCGCTGTAAAGTTCTCGCATCCGCGCTGCACGCGACAGGTTCACGTTATTGTCGTCGCTGTAGAATCCGCTTCATCCTGAGATGCAAGAACAAGAACACGCACGCACTGATGCATTGCGCACTAGATGCATATCCATAGAAAAGAGAAATGCACTTTTCTCTTTTAAAGCAAACCAACAGTTAGATCACATGTAAGCAACTGAACTTCAGGTGCGTGGTTTTGCTCTatccatgcatgcatgcatgcagggCGTGGGAGAAACCACTCTAGTGGAAGCTTCTATCAATTCAATGTGACgatttttaataatgcacactTGAGTAAATCAAATGAGAGATGATTGTCAATGCAACTGGGATGTGTGGGATATTGTATGTTAGTTCAATTATGTGGCATGCATGGCAATGATGATTTTCATAATGAGCTCCTAACTATAGCATTCTCCTGGAAGACAAAGTGTTGTAAATATCTCAAGACCTAATTATTATGACACTTTAAATGAATGAAACAGTCACATAAACGTCACAGTAAATAATTATTGGGATTTTCATAATTACGAGCATCACCAGGGCCTTTGCTATTGAAGGGAATGTGCTCATGCAAAATGGGCAAATGGTTCACCCTGTATCAGTCCTTGAAGCAGATTTGTGGGTGGATGAAACAGGTGCTTGTTTCTAGAGGTTCTGACCTGCTCACAGAGGTTTACCTTACTTGCACCTGAGACATTGTTAAACAGATATGCAACCAGAAGTCTGTTACAGCTGCATATGAAAGTGAGGTGCATTTTCTGATCTGAAATTAAATGGAGTGCCTGTGAGATTTGAAGATCACCATTACAGGAGAGGTTACCCCTTTTAAAATATACATCTGCTTTCTAAAGTGCATGTAACAAAGCAAACATTTGCGGATATTGCAGATTTGGTCTATTCCAAATATTAATGTCAAgaatacacaacatcactgggacccatcattcagtcacatggtttctcttaccactgctgtgctgatgacatgcaactgtatttgtctttccagcccaactacaccacagtgactgctcgaatcactgcctgcctggcagacatattggcctggatgaagaaaccccacctgcaactcaacccagccaagaccgaactccttgtctttccagccaacccttcAGTTGAatacatcaccgtgcagctgggtccaactacagtatcgccttccaaaacaaTCAGAAATCTGAATAACAAGCTATACTttacagaccacatctcaaagaccgcaagatcatgtagatttacactacaatatcaggaagacccttcttctctgaacatgccacataaCTGCTTGTTCGGTCACTTGTCATAACttgactggactactgtaactctctcattgcaagcctccctgcatgtgcaattagacctctgcaaatgatccagaatgtagcagcatgtctggtctttaatgaaccaaagggAGCACGTTActccactctttgtctctctccactggctgccggttgatgcacgtatcaaattcaaggctctgatactGGCagacaaaacagtcactgggtctgctccagcatatctAAAATAAtatctgcagagctacacgcccactagaagcc includes the following:
- the LOC127660188 gene encoding neuropeptide Y receptor type 2-like, which gives rise to MGQSDGANKTEDVVNEGDQETIWHEGNLVNDSNPYKPTLVDDITKHLSVQIPLILAYSLIILLGFVGNTLVIYMIILYRNMRSVTNYFIANLAFADLMVDTVCLPFTLVYTLVDEWKFGAIMCHMVPYSQALSIHVSILTLTVIALERYRCIVFHLGQRLNRCTSFIIIGLIWAFAAILAGPLAIFREYRQEEIPYISLRIAVCSEKWPNGTNRFPVIYSISMLLLQYMLPLAIISYAYVCIWIKLKNHVSPSNRNDGIMRRKKTTKMLALVVVVFAVCWLPFHVFQLASDLDLVLKFKEYKLIYTLFHIVAMCSTFVNPLLYGWMNQNYRNGFLMFFRCEHKPDSIYPDGSFRTRSLRGMIVNGHNDGQPATAV